One part of the Glycine soja cultivar W05 chromosome 11, ASM419377v2, whole genome shotgun sequence genome encodes these proteins:
- the LOC114373888 gene encoding myb-like protein X: protein MKNSESVKMDAAATTMTTASSPIQGGEGSHGDGEKALSLSPQLEIKSGGDDAVAPKGNDEVGQKPTLVGVSHKRKASTETNPFCESDPNSSNDSKRFKSSSVSTPNVEQQKVDEEMRPQEGGDVESEKVEGDKGVPDGGLVEMDSDQNKGEGLTVKSPNDNVETEATESMNMEPEGDNKGINKEGTVNSPSNVEEEKVETEAIESMNVEPEGDDKGMPHGGVSELDSNLIKGEGIVILDNNVEEEKVEIDGAVESMNVEPEGDKGTSHGGRFELDLNRRVDEIVDSPSNVETEMKVESDTIKNMGVESQGNNDMPRAVRLLGIDLNLEADQEMVLHSPSDAERETTRVKPVVGDKGMPHEGFSLFDLNKEVEEMVEHDDSVDQNIKVVPYIAEENTEMNCAIDKMVQIGGELLCELNKEAELSSDEKEVEAEPAAANAEEKKKKTEVESSAADKKVEVEQCAEENNEEDDDDDVVEVEKREVVLALPAIAENLEEDDDVVEVESSQVVLALPAVVEIEEDDDDDVVEVEKREVMLALPAIVENDEVETSPPPGNFVIDLNKPPPGYNNDGN from the exons ATGAAGAACTCTGAGTCAGTGAAGATGGACGCCGCCGCCACCACCATGACCACTGCTTCTTCTCCCATTCAAGGGGGTGAAGGGTCCCATGGAGATGGAGAGAAGGCACTTAGCCTCTCACCACAGTTGGAAATTAAGAGTGGTGGTGATGATGCAGTGGCTCCTAAAGGGAATGACGAAGTGGGTCAGAAACccaccttggttggggttagtCACAAGAGAAAGGCTTCAACGGAAACCAATCCGTTTTGCGAATCCGATCCAAATAGCAGCAACGATTCTAAGCGTTTCAAATCGTCTTCCGTTTCAACCCCAAATGTTGAACAACAAAAAGTTGATGAGGAAATGCGGCCTCaag AAGGTGGAGATGTTGAGAGTGAGAAAGTGGAAGGAGACAAGGGCGTGCCTGATGGAGGACTTGTGGAGATGGACTCGGACCAAAACAAAGGAGAAGGGTTAACAGTGAAATCACCCAACGACAATGTGGAGACTGAAGCAACTGAGAGCATGAATATGGAGCCTGAAGGTGACAATAAGGGCATAAACAAAGAAGGAACAGTGAACTCGCCCAGTAACGTcgaagaagaaaaagtggagACTGAAGCCATTGAGAGCATGAATGTGGAGCCTGAAGGTGATGACAAGGGCATGCCTCATGGAGGAGTTTCGGAGTTGGACTCAAACCTCATCAAAGGAGAAGGAATAGTGATCTTGGACAACaatgttgaagaagaaaaagtggagATTGATGGTGCGGTAGAGAGCATGAATGTGGAGCCTGAAGGTGACAAGGGCACTTCTCATGGAGGACGTTTTGAATTGGACCTAAATCGAAGAGTTGACGAAATAGTGGACTCTCCCAGCAATGTTGAAACAGAAATGAAAGTGGAGAGTGACACTATAAAGAACATGGGTGTGGAATCTCAAGGAAACAATGACATGCCTCGTGCGGTGAGACTTTTGGGGATTGACCTAAATCTAGAAGCTGATCAAGAAATGGTGCTGCACTCCCCCAGTGATGCTGAAAGAGAAACTACAAGAGTGAAGCCTGTCGTTGGAGACAAGGGCATGCCTCATGAAGGATTTTCTTTGTTCGACCTTAACAAAGAAGTAGAAGAGATGGTGGAGCATGATGATTCTGTCGATCAGAACATTAAAGTTGTGCCTTATATTGCAGAAGAAAACACTGAAATGAATTGTGCAATAGACAAAATGGTCCAAATTGGAGGGGAGCTTCTTTGCGAGTTGAACAAAGAAGCAGAGCTTTCTTCTGATGAAAAGGAAGTTGAAGCCGAGCCTGCAGCAGCTAAtgcggaagagaagaagaagaagactgaAGTGGAGTCTTCTGCTGCTGATAAAAAAGTTGAAGTTGAGCAATGTGCTGAAGAGAACAATGAAGAggacgatgatgatgatgttgtagAGGTGGAGAAGAGAGAAGTGGTGCTTGCACTTCCTGCAATTGCTGAAAATTTAGAGGAGGATGATGATGTTGTAGAGGTGGAGAGCAGCCAAGTGGTGCTTGCACTTCCTGCTGTTGTTGAAATTGAagaggatgatgatgatgatgttgttgagGTGGAGAAGAGAGAAGTGATGCTTGCACTTCCTGCTATTGTTGAGAATGATGAAGTGGAGACATCTCCTCCTCCAGGGAACTTTGTTATTGACCTCAACAAACCTCCTCCTGGATACAATAATGATGGAAACTAG
- the LOC114373909 gene encoding AT-rich interactive domain-containing protein 1B-like isoform X2, translating into MNHHKYSSHRHNLFNSFLTLAIFIILGFSFSATGMQNQNPSEDDSTNKAPSDDTPHPTNNDNNNPPGESLIMKTVRQVLEELGGSRDDSDGGVGDGTPVAVALEVGGGGDGSGGDGGGVGGGPPVAMEASDGGDEDNDNEHSDSIGDSVPVAVAVKVGGRGGDNSGGGATVTVSVALSDGDYGGSNGSGGSPVAVAVAVGGGSTVMESVVVGTEGVQGRKRKTPLVRDPPTGRPTCPLCQKEFQTWKGAFGHMRAHPDRDYRGFFKPPVFGSPSSTQDQPPSDGKGDDSAKKSTGEDNTAEKGSASLPVRVPMFDLNELIEEDGSSHAAEPAEDMSTGEGKGSGFDLNEMPSAED; encoded by the exons ATGAACCATCATAAATACTCTTCTCATCGTCACAATCTCTTCAATTCCTTTCTCACACTTGCCATTTTCATCATTCTTGGGTTTTCATTTTCAGCCACAGGCATGCAGAACCAGAACCCTTCTGAGGATGATTCCACCAATAAGGCTCCCTCTGATGACACACCCCATCCAACCAACAATGACAATAACAATCCGCCGGGTGAAAGCCTTATCATGAAAACCGTTAGGCAAGTGTTGGAGGAACTTGGTGGCAGTCGTGATGACAGTGATGGTGGTGTTGGTGATGGGACCCCTGTGGCTGTGGCTCTGGAAGTAGGTGGTGGGGGTGATGGAAGTGGCGGTGACGGTGGCGGTGTTGGTGGTGGACCTCCCGTGGCTATGGAAGCGAGTGATGGTGGTGATGAGGACAATGATAATGAGCATAGTGATAGTATTGGTGATAGTGTCCCTGTGGCTGTGGCTGTTAAGGTGGGTGGCCGTGGGGGTGACAATAGTGGTGGTGGGGCCACTGTGACTGTGTCAGTGGCATTGAGTGATGGTGATTATGGTGGCAGTAACGGTAGCGGTGGTAGCCCTGTGGCTGTTGCTGTGGCTGTGGGTGGTGGTTCAACGGTGATGGAGAGTGTGGTTGTGGGTACTGAGGGAGTGCaggggagaaagagaaaaactccTCTAGTGAGAGACCCTCCCACTGGGAGACCTACTTGtcctctttgccaaaaagagttTCAAACCTGGAAGGGCGCGTTTGGCCACATGCGTGCACACCCTGACCGTGATTATCGCGGTTTCTTCAAGCCTCCTGTGTTTGGATCCCCATCCTCAACCCAAGATCAACCACCTAGTGATGGCAAGG GTGATGATAGTGCAAAGAAGAGTACTGGTGAGGATAACACTGCAGAGAAAGGTTCAGCATCATTGCCTGTTCGAGTGCCGATGTTTGATCTGAATGAACTAATAGAGGAAGATGGATCCTCTCATGCTGCTGAGCCTGCTGAAGACATGAGTACCGGGGAGGGAAAGGGTTCGGGATTTGACTTGAATGAGATGCCCTCAGCTGAAGATTAA
- the LOC114374892 gene encoding ubiquitin domain-containing protein DSK2a-like: MGGDDAAAESATTERNAANEVNINIRCSNGSKFSVQIGLDSTVRSFKEAVAHNCDISSDQQRLIYKGRILKDDQPLQSYGLEADHTVHLVRGFSPSNTTGGTNSGGGGGGNTTTANTRGAGANEGGGLGGPGFGASPFPGLGGNNGMGGGGLNGLFGAGFPDLEQMQQPFLSNPNLMRDIMNTPAMQNLINNPDIVRNLIMNNPQMQELMDRNPELAHILNDPSTLRQTLEATRNPEIMREMMRNTDRAMSNIESSPEGFNMLRRMYENVQEPFLNATTMAGNTGNDAAAVRNQSTNPSTTNSEATSPVPNTNPLPNPWSSTGTGGGGQTNTRRSTTTGGDARQPAPTGLGGLGLPDLEGMMGGMPDTAMLTQLMQNPAISQMMQSILSNPQTMNQILGVNNEQRGMPDLNSLREVMQNPEFLRLFSSPETLQQLLSFQQTLLSQLGQQQSAQEPGQTGGGTGPLNNMGLEMLSSMFGGLGAGSLAVPNRSNEPPEQLYATQLSQLQEMGFFDTQENIRALIATSGNVHAAVERLLGNPGQ; encoded by the exons ATGGGAGGTGATGACGCTGCCGCTGAGAGTGCCACCACAGAGCGGAACGCCGCAAACGAAGTCAACATCAACATCCGCTGTTCCAATGGTTCCAAGTTTTCCGTTCAGATTGGCCTCGATTCCACCGTCAGATCCTTCAAGGAGGCGGTTGCTCACAATTGTGATATATCCTCTGATCAACAGCGCCTGATTTACAAGGGTCGGATCCTCAAGGATGATCAACCCCTCCAAAGCTACG GTTTGGAGGCTGATCACACTGTCCATTTGGTTCGTGGTTTTTCTCCTTCTAACACCACTGGTGGGACTAATAGtggtggtggcggtggtggAAATACCACAACTGCCAACACGAGAGGTGCTGGTGCTAATGAGGGTGGGGGTTTAGGAGGGCCAGGATTTGGAGCTTCACCGTTTCCTGGACTTGGTGGTAACAACGGGATGGGGGGCGGTGGCCTCAATGGCTTATTTGGAGCGGGCTTTCCGGATCTTGAACAAATGCAGCAACCATTTTTGTCAAATCCCAATTTAATGAGAGATATAATGAACACACCTGCTATGcagaatttaataaataatccaGACATAGTGCGGAATCTTATAATGAATAACCCGCAGATGCAAGAGCTAATGGATAGGAACCCTGAGCTGGCACACATACTTAATGATCCCAGCACTCTTCGTCAGACACTCGAAGCTACAAGGAACCCTGAGATCATGCGCGAAATGATGAGGAATACAGACAGAGCAATGAGCAACATTGAATCTTCTCCTGAGGGATTTAACATGCTGAGACGCATGTATGAAAATGTTCAAGAACCATTTTTGAATGCCACTACAATGGCTGGTAACACTGGAAATGATGCTGCAGCAGTCAGGAACCAATCCACTAATCCCTCAACTACTAATTCTGAAGCAACTTCCCCTGTACCCAATACGAACCCACTTCCTAATCCGTGGTCCTCAACTGGAA CTGGAGGAGGAGGCCAAACTAACACCAGAAGGTCAACTACTACTGGTGGGGACGCCCGACAGCCGGCACCCACTGGCCTAGGAGGGCTTGGACTGCCAGATCTTGAAGGCATGATGGGTGGGATGCCAGATACTGCTATGTTGACCCAGTTAATGCAAAACCCAGCCATTTCACAAATGATGCAAAGTATCCTTTCCAATCCACAGACCATGAATCAG ATTCTTGGGGTCAATAATGAGCAGCGTGGCATGCCTGATTTAAATTCTCTAAGGGAGGTGATGCAAAACCCAGAGTTTCTACGCCTGTTTTCCTCACCTGAGACACTGCAG CAACTCTTGTCTTTCCAGCAAACACTTCTGTCTCAGCTTGGTCAGCAACAATCAGCACA GGAACCAGGTCAAACAGGTGGAGGCACTG GACCATTGAACAACATGGGGCTGGAGATGTTATCAAGCATGTTTGGTGGACTTGGAGCTGGTAGCCTGGCTGTTCCTAACAGATCAAATG AGCCACCGGAGCAATTGTATGCCACCCAACTTTCTCAGCTTCAAGAGATGGGGTTCTTTGACACGCAAGAGAACATAAGGGCTCTTATTGCTACATCAGGGAACGTACATGCAGCAGTTGAGCGGCTTTTGGGGAACCCCGGACAGTAG
- the LOC114373909 gene encoding AT-rich interactive domain-containing protein 1B-like isoform X1 has product MNHHKYSSHRHNLFNSFLTLAIFIILGFSFSATGMQNQNPSEDDSTNKAPSDDTPHPTNNDNNNPPGESLIMKTVRQVLEELGGSRDDSDGGVGDGTPVAVALEVGGGGDGSGGDGGGVGGGPPVAMEASDGGDEDNDNEHSDSIGDSVPVAVAVKVGGRGGDNSGGGATVTVSVALSDGDYGGSNGSGGSPVAVAVAVGGGSTVMESVVVGTEGVQGRKRKTPLVRDPPTGRPTCPLCQKEFQTWKGAFGHMRAHPDRDYRGFFKPPVFGSPSSTQDQPPSDGKVAGDDSAKKSTGEDNTAEKGSASLPVRVPMFDLNELIEEDGSSHAAEPAEDMSTGEGKGSGFDLNEMPSAED; this is encoded by the exons ATGAACCATCATAAATACTCTTCTCATCGTCACAATCTCTTCAATTCCTTTCTCACACTTGCCATTTTCATCATTCTTGGGTTTTCATTTTCAGCCACAGGCATGCAGAACCAGAACCCTTCTGAGGATGATTCCACCAATAAGGCTCCCTCTGATGACACACCCCATCCAACCAACAATGACAATAACAATCCGCCGGGTGAAAGCCTTATCATGAAAACCGTTAGGCAAGTGTTGGAGGAACTTGGTGGCAGTCGTGATGACAGTGATGGTGGTGTTGGTGATGGGACCCCTGTGGCTGTGGCTCTGGAAGTAGGTGGTGGGGGTGATGGAAGTGGCGGTGACGGTGGCGGTGTTGGTGGTGGACCTCCCGTGGCTATGGAAGCGAGTGATGGTGGTGATGAGGACAATGATAATGAGCATAGTGATAGTATTGGTGATAGTGTCCCTGTGGCTGTGGCTGTTAAGGTGGGTGGCCGTGGGGGTGACAATAGTGGTGGTGGGGCCACTGTGACTGTGTCAGTGGCATTGAGTGATGGTGATTATGGTGGCAGTAACGGTAGCGGTGGTAGCCCTGTGGCTGTTGCTGTGGCTGTGGGTGGTGGTTCAACGGTGATGGAGAGTGTGGTTGTGGGTACTGAGGGAGTGCaggggagaaagagaaaaactccTCTAGTGAGAGACCCTCCCACTGGGAGACCTACTTGtcctctttgccaaaaagagttTCAAACCTGGAAGGGCGCGTTTGGCCACATGCGTGCACACCCTGACCGTGATTATCGCGGTTTCTTCAAGCCTCCTGTGTTTGGATCCCCATCCTCAACCCAAGATCAACCACCTAGTGATGGCAAGG TGGCAGGTGATGATAGTGCAAAGAAGAGTACTGGTGAGGATAACACTGCAGAGAAAGGTTCAGCATCATTGCCTGTTCGAGTGCCGATGTTTGATCTGAATGAACTAATAGAGGAAGATGGATCCTCTCATGCTGCTGAGCCTGCTGAAGACATGAGTACCGGGGAGGGAAAGGGTTCGGGATTTGACTTGAATGAGATGCCCTCAGCTGAAGATTAA